DNA from Sphingomonas psychrotolerans:
CGTCGCGCTCTACGACGAACGCTTCTTCCGGATGTGGACCTTCTATCTCGCCGGCTCGTATGTCGGGTTCCTCAACGGCGGGCTGGTCAATTATCAGCTCCAGCTATCCCGCTCGCGCACGGCGTTGCCGATCACGCGGGATTATATGATCGAGACGGAAGCGGCGTTGCGCGATTCGTCCGAGGAACCTGCGCGGATGTCCGCGCAGGCCGGCTGAAACACCTAGTGCTCCTGCCTTCGCAGGAGCACTGGAGTCAGCGCGGATAGCGCGCATCCATCGATGTGAGCTGGTCGCGCATCAATTCCTCGAGCACGGCCAGGTCCACGTCGGCGAGCTTCTTGATATAGAGACAGGCTTTGCCGGTCTTGTGCTTGCCCAGTCGCGCGAGCTGCGCGTCCTGCTCGGGGGAGCCGTTGAGCACATAGAGCACCAGCTCGGTTTTGCGCGGGCTGAACCCCAGCCGGCACATCTCGCCTTCATGGCCGCTGTCGTAGCGATAGTGATAGCTGCCGAAACCGATGATGGTGGCCCCCCACATCGCCGGCGTCTCGCCGCTCACCTGCGCCATCAACGCCGCGACCGCCTTCGCATCGGCGCGGCGGACCGGATCGGACACCGCTTCGATGAACGCATCGACGCTTTCGGGCGTCGCCTTCGTCTTGATTTCGGCCATCTTCGTCTCCCTGCGAAACCATAGCATAGTTGCGCGGCGGGTGCAGGAACCCTAGAGCGCCCCGGTTTCCCGCACCTCTGGAGTCGCCTGCCTCATGTCCGACAAGATCAACCGCGTCGTCCTCGCCTATTCGGGCGGACTGGACACGAGCGTGATCCTGAAGTGGCTCCAGCAGGAATATCAGTGCGAAGTGGTGACCTTCACTGCCGATCTCGGCCAGGGCGAAGAACTCGAGCCGGTGCGGCGCAAGGCCGAGCGGGCCGGCGTGAAGCCCGAGCACATCTTCATCGACGATCTGCGCGAGGAGTTCGTCCGCGACTTCGTCTTCCCGATGATGCGCGCCAATGCGCAATATGAGGGGCTGTATCTGCTCGGCACGTCGATCGCGCGGCCGCTGATCGCCAAGCGCCAGATCGAGATCGCCAAGCTGGTGGGTGCGGACGCAGTCAGCCACGGTGCGACCGGCAAGGGCAACGATCAGGTCCGCTTCGAACTCGGCTATTACGCGCTCAATCCCGACATCAAGGTCATCGCCCCGTGGCGCGAATGGGATCTCACCAGCCGCACCCGGCTGATCGAGTTCGCCGAGCAGCACCAGATCGAAGTCGCCAAAGACAAGCGCGGCGAGGCGCCGTTCTCGACCGACGCAAACCTTCTCCACACCTCGTCCGAAGGCAAGGTGCTCGAGGATCCGTGGGACGAGGTCCCCGATTATGTCTATTCGCGCACGGTCAATCCCGAGGACGCGCCCGACGCGCCCGAGACGATCACGGTGGATTTCGAGCGCGGCGACGGCGTCGCGCTGAACGGCGAGGCCATGTCGCCCGCTACCTTGCTGACCGCGCTCAACGAACTCGGCCGCAAGCACGGCATCGGCCGGCTCGATCTGGTCGAGAACCGCTTCGTCGGCATGAAGTCGCGCGGCATGTACGAGACGCCGGGCGGCACGATCTACCATCTCGCCCATCGCGGGATCGAGCAGATCACGCTGGATCGCGGCGCCGCGCATCTCAAGGACGAGTTGATGCCGCGCTATGCCGAGCTGATCTATAACGGCTTCTGGTTCGCCCCCGAGCGCGAGATGCTCCAGGCCGCGATCGATCACAGCCAGGAAAAGGTGACCGGTACCGTCCGCCTCAAGCTCTACAAGGGCAATGTCATCGTCACCGGCCGGCGCTCGCCCAACAGCCTGTACAGCGAGAAGGTCGTCACTTTCGAGGACGATCAGGGCGCTTATGACCAGCGCGACGCCGCGGGCTTCATCAAATTGAACGCATTGCGGCTGCGGTTGCTGGGACGGCGCGACGGCTAGCCGCGCGGCTGGTCGAGCAGTCCAATGAAAAACGCCGTCACGACGGTTTGAAGCCCGAGACAGCCGAGCAGCATCGACGGGATCGTCAGCCGCATCAGCGCGGCGGGATTGAGTCCGCCGAAGCCGCTCGACGCCCAGATCGCCGTCGCGGTGACGGCGCCGCCGATGCCGAGCGCGAGCATCAGGCCGCCCCCGACGCACGCGCGCTCGACCGAAAACCAGTTGCGCACGCGTCGCATCAGGCCGCTTTCGGGCCACATTCCTGCAATCGCCCCGTAGCGCCTCGCCATGACCGACAGCCCGATCAGCTGCGATCCCATCAGTACGGCCATCGCCGCGAAGATCATCGTGTGAATGCCGAACTCGACATCCCCGATCCGCACGTCGCCCCGGACCAACCCGAGCACACCGATCAGCCCCGCCACGGCGAGCGCGAGGCCGGGATAGAGGAACAGGAATTTGGGGGCGTAGATCAGCAGGAAGCGCAGATGCCGCCAGCCGTCGCGCCAGGTGCGCAGATGCGGCGGCCGGCTGCGTCCGTCGGGCTGCAGCGTCGTCGGCACTTCGCGGATGTCGAGCTTCGAGATCGCCGCCTTGACCACCATCTCGCTGGCGAATTCCATCCCGGGCGCAGTCAGCCCGAGCCCCGATATGCTGTCGCGGCGGAACGCGCGGAGCCCGCAGTGGAAATCGCCCACCGGGATGTCGAAGAACGTGCGGCCGAGGAAGCTGAGCACCGGATTGCCGAGCCAGCGATGGAGCGGCGGCATCGCGCCCTGGGCGATCCCGCCCTGGAAGCGATTGCCCATCACGAGGTCCGCGCCTTCGCGCAGCGCCGCGACGAACGGCATCAGTCCGCCGAAATCGTACGAATCATCGGCGTCGCCCATCGCGACATATTTGCCCTTCGCCGCCTCGATTCCGCCGATCAGCGCGGCGCCATAGCCGCGCGCGGGGACGTGGACGATCCGCGCGCCGAGCGCATTGGCGATCTGCTGCGAGCCGTCGATGGATCCGTTGTCGGCGACGATGACTTCGCCGGCGATTGCATGCTCGGCCAGAAACGCGCGCGCCTTCTTGACGCAGACGGCGATCGTCTCGGCCTCGTTGAGGCACGGCATCACGATCGTCAGCTCGATTTCGGCCGTGCGACGGGCGCGCGGGGTTTCGGGGTTGGCCTTTAGCAGCGCAGCGGCGGACATGGCATCTCCTGTGTCTTGCCGGTCTGGGGGCACGGGCTGAAATATCTGGTTAACGCCCCTGTGCGGACTTTCCCGATGAGACGGGCCCGATGAGATGGGCAGCGCGAGGCGCGTCGCCCGCGCGCCGGAAGAGCCGGAAGATATCGTTAACCAAATTTCATCGATTGCCGCGCTAGCGTCGCGCACGCCCAAGGGAGATGACGATGCTCGGTACCGTTCATGGCAAACTGGTGTTCAACCGACGCGTCCGCACGCTCGCCGCGGCGATTGCCGAACGGCTGCCGCACGGCGCGCGCGTGCTCGATGTCGGCTGCGGCAGCGGCGATCTCGCGGCGCTGGTGATGCAGATCCGCCCGGACGTGTCGATCGAGGGCATCGACGTGCTGGTGCGTCCCGGCACGGCGATACCGGTCCATGCCTATGACGGCGCGCACATCCCGTTCGGCGACGATTCGTTCGACGCGGCGATGGTGGTCGACGTGCTCCACCATACCGACGATCCTGCGGCGGTGCTCGCCGAAATCGCGCGGGTGGCGCCGATGGTCGTGATCAAGGATCATCTGCGCGACGGCATCGCGGCCGGGCCGACTTTGCGCTTCATGGATTGGGTCGGCAATGCCGCGCACGGCGTGCGCCTGCCGTACAATTATCTGTCACACCGAGAATGGAAGGCGATCTGGGCGAGGCTCCATCTCGGCACCAGCAAGTTCGCCACCCGCCTCGCGCTCTATCCGCGGCCCTTTTCATGGCTGTTCGATCGCGGGCTCCATTTCGTGACCGTGCTTTCGCGCTGATCTCCTTTCGATGACCGAAGCCCGCCCGAGGGATCCGCGGGGTCCTGCAATTCGTCTCGACCTGATCGTGGCGATTCTGCTCGCGACGGGCCTGTCGATCTGTTGGTCGATCACCGATTGGCCACGGCTCAGCCGGCTCATGCTGCCCGATCCGGACGATGCGATGCGGCTATTGCAGGTCCGTGACTGGATCGCCGGCCAGGCGATCAACGACTGGACCCAATATCGTATGGCGCCGCCTGCTGGTGCGCTGATGCACTGGTCGCGCATCAACGATTTCGGGATCGCCGCGATCATCCTGGCGGCGACGCCTTTCGTCGGGCGGCATTACGCCGAATTGACTGCGGTGCTACTCTACCCGGCAGTCCTCTTCGCCTGCGCGTTGTTCCTCTCGGCGCGGATCGGGCGGCGGTTATGGGGGCCGGGGGCTGGGCCGATCGCCGCGGTCCTCACCGCTCTCGCATTTCCCGGCACCACGATATTCATCCCTGGCCGGATCGACCATCACGCCTTGCAGGCGGTGCTGATCCAGCTGCTCGTCCTGTTGCTGATGCGCCAGCCCAGTGCGCGGACCGGGTTGATCGCGGGCGCGGTTGCGGCGGTCAGCCTCGTCGTCGGACTGGAAAGTGCGCCACAGGTCGTCGCGGTGATCGCAGTCGCGTTCTTCGGCTGGGTAGCGGGGCAACCCGCCGCAGGCGAGCGGATGGCCGGTTTTGCCGCCGCGCTGGCCGGCGCGACCCTGCTCTTCCTGCTTTTCCTGCGCCCGAGCTTCTGGAGCAGCGAATTTTGCGACGCTTTCACTCCGGCTTCGGCGACGGGGACGCTCGCGGGCGCGGTCGCGCTCGGCCTGCTCGTCGCGTTGCATCCCGTCCTGCGAAACTGGCGCTGGCGTCTCGGCGCGGGGATCGCGCTGGGCGGGCTGGCGCTTGGCGCTACGCTGTTCGCTTATCCCGGCTGTATCAACGGCCCCTATGGCGCGGTGGATCCGTTGCTGCTGACCTTGTTCTACCCGCATATCGTCGAAGCCAACGGCGTGTTCGAGCAGAACGGGGTCGCGTCGATGCTTGCCGTTGGCGGATTGGTTGCGATGGCCTGCGCGGTTTCGGTCTGGATGGTCGCGCGCGAACCGAAGCGGTGGCCGGTCTTCGCACCGATCGTGACGACACTGGCGATTTCGGCGCTGGTGATGCTGGTCCAGTCCCGCGGCGCCTATATCGGGGCGCCGCTCGCCGCGCCGGTGCTCGCCGGATTGATTCTCGCCGCGCGCCGCGCGCCGCGCTGGCGGCTCGCGGCGCTGGCCGGCGCCTGGCTGGCGAGTGCAGGCCTCGTCTATCTGCGGTTGCCGCAGGAGGTGGGAGCGTTGTTCGACCGCCCCCGCGCATCGGATGTGCTGAGCGTCCAGGTCGCGTGCACCGTCGGCGATACCTGGTCCGAAGTCGATCGATATCCGGCCGGCACCGTGATGGCCGGCACCAATGTCGCCGGCTATCTGATCGCATCGACGCGGCATTCGACGATCGGCGCCGGCTATCATCGCAACAATGTCGGCAACATGGCGGTCTATCGCTTCTATCTCGGCACGCCCGATCAGGCGCGCGCGATCGCCGCGCACTGGCGCGTCGGTTATGTCATTTTCTGTCCGGCGGACTTCGACGAGGTCGAGGTCGGCACCGCTTTCCCGCACAGCATGGCCGCTTCGCTCAAGGCAAACCGCCCGCCCGCCTGGCTCGAGCCGCTGCCGCTCGCCAACACGCCCCTGCGTCTCTACCGCATCGTACGCTAACCGCACGCTTGCGGCTCCCCCGCGCGCTCCCTAAAGCCGCGCGATGGACAGGGGCGAAGCGCGGCATTGGTGGCAGACACGATGGTTCGTGGCGCTCGCCACGTTCATGGCCGTCATGCCCTTGCTCTGGCCCGATATCCCGCCGCTCGTCGATTTGCCCGGCCATATGGGGCGCTACCGCGTCCAGCTCGTCTACGAGCAGATGCCGCATCTCCATGAATGGTATAATTTCAACTGGAGCCTGATGGGCAATCTCGGGGTCGACCTTTTGGTCATCCCGATGTCGAAGCTGTTCGGTCTCGAACTCGCGGTCAAGCTGATCGTCATTGCGATTCCGGCGCTGACCGTCGCCGGGCTGCTGATGATCGCGCGCGAGGTGCATGGCCGCATTCCCGCGACCGCATTGTTCGCGCTGCCGCTGGCTTATGCCTTTCCCTTCCATTTCGGCTTCGTCAATTTCGCGCTGTCGATGGGGCTAGCGCTGATCGGCTTCGGCTGGTGGCTGCGGCTGGGCCGGCTCGGCAAATACGGCTTTCGCTCGATGGTGTTCCTGCCGATCTCGGTGCTGATCTGGATCACCCACACTTTCGGCTGGGGCGTGCTCGGCGTACTCGCTTTCTCGTCGGAACTGGTCCGCCATCACGACGCGCATCGCGGCGAGGGCTTCGTCCGCGCTTGGCTGCTCCCCTGGTTCCAGGCGGCCATCCAGTGCCTCGTGCTCGCCCCGCCGGTGCTGCTGATGCTGGCGTGGCGCAGCGGCGGCCATGTCACCGGCCAGACCGCGGATTGGTTCAACTGGCGCGCCAAGATGCTGTGGATCGTCCAGGTCTTCCGCGATCGCTGGCAGTTGTTCGACATCGCCTCGGTCGGGGTGCTGTTCCTTTTGCTGTTCAAGGCGATCCGCGACCCCAATCTCCAATATTCGCGCAATCTCGGCCTGTCGTTCCTGTTCCTCGCCGCGGTCTATATCCTGCTGCCGCGGATCGTGTTCGGCTCGGCCTATGCGGATATGCGGCTGGTGCCGTTCCTGATGGCGATCGGGATCATCGCGATCCGCCCCAAGCCCGGCCTGTCGATGCGCGGTGCGGCTTTGGTCGCGGCGATCGGCATGGCGTTCTTCACAGCCCGGATGGCGGCGACGACGTGGAGCTTTTTCCTCTACGACAAGTCATACGATCGCGAGCTGAAGGCGCTCGAGCATCTGCCGGAGGGCGCGCGCCTCGTAAGTTTCGTCGGCGAGACCTGCTACAACGAATGGAAGATGACGCGCCTCCAGCACGTCCCCGCGCTCGCCCTCGAGCGCAAGCTCGCTTACACCAACGATCAATGGTCGATGCCCGGGGCGCAATTGCTCACCGTGCGCTACGCGGCGGCGAAGCGTTTCGCGCACGATCCCTCGCAGATCGTGACCGACGCCCAGTGCCCGCGCGAATGGTGGCGGCCGGTCCCCTGGGCGCTGGCGCGCTTCCCGCGCGACGCATTCGACTATGTCTGGATGATCCGCCCGCCGCAGTTCCCGGCCAGATTCCTGCAGGGATTGGTGCCCGTCTATATCGACGACCACAGCAATAGCGGGCTGTACCGCGTCGACCACAATGTCCCGGCGCCGATCATCCGCCCGGGCGAACTGCCTTTGCCCAAATGGGAACGCGACCTGATCCTGAGCGACGGCCGCCAGTTCACCAGCAACCTCCCCGAACCCGAAGCCTCGCCGTCGCCTTTGCCCTGAGTATTTCCCTTCCCGCTCAGGAAGGGGAGAAGATCAGTCGGATCGCTTGAACGGCATCATCTCGCCCAGCCATTCCTGCTCGCGCTCGACCGCCTCGCGCTCGCGCAGGAGGAAGTCCGCCACTGCCCGCCGAAAGCCGGGATTCGGGATGTAATGCGCCGACCAGGTCGTGACCGGCGCATAGCCGCGCGCCAGTTTGTGCTCGCCCTGCGCGCCGGCTTCGACGCGGGCCAGCCCGCGCGCGATCGCGGCGTCGACCGCCTGATAATAGCAAAGCTCGAAATGGAGGAACGGCACTTCCTCGATCGCACCCCAATAGCGCCCGTACAGCGCATCTTCGCCGATCAGGTTGAGCGCCCCCGCGATCGGCACTCCGTCGCGCTCGGCGAGAATCAGCAGCACTTCGTCGGCCATCTCGGCGCCGAGCAGCGAGAAGAAGGCGCGAGTGAGGTATGGCCGTCCCCATTTGCGCGAGCCGGTGTCCTGATAGAATTCCCAGAACGCGTCCCAATGCGCCTCGCTGATCTCGGCCCCGGTCACATGGCGTGCCGTCAGCCCCTCCAGCGCCGCCGCGCGCTCCTTGCGGATCGCCTTGCGCTTGCGGCTTGAGAGCGCCGCCAGAAAGTCGTCGAAGCCGGCATAGCCGTTATTCTGCCAGTGAAACTGGGTGCCCGCGCGGACCAGCCAGCCCGCCGCCTCGAACCAGTGCAACTGGTCCGCGTCGACAAAGGTCACATGCGCCGAGGACAGCGCGTTCTGATCGGTCACCGCCTCGATCGCCGCGATCAGCGCCGGGGCGGCGGCCGCGTCGCGCAGCAACAGCCTTGGTCCCGGCACCGGGGTGAACGGCACTGCAACTTGCAGCTTGGGGTAATAATGTCCGCCGGCCTGCTCCCACGCATCGGCCCAGCCATGGTCGAATACATATTCGCCCTGGCTATGCGCCTTGACATAGGCCGGCGCGATCGCCGCGGCGCAGCCGTCCGCGCCGTCGACGAGGATCGGCAGCGGCTGCCAGCCGGTTCGCGCAGTGGCGGATCCGGAGCGTTCGAGGATCGACAGGAAGCGGTGCGACACGAACGGATTGTCGGACCCTGCGCAGGCGTCCCACTCGGCCGAGGGGATCGTTGCGACGCCATCGGCGATACGAGCGGTAATCTGCTGCGAACTCACCGCCGCAAGATAGGCGCGGATCATGGCCAACGGGAGGGGGGTCTTCCAAATCTAATAACCTCGTCAGCCCGGCGAAGGCCGAGATCTCAGGCGGCGAGCGAACGGCCTGTGGCACGAGATCCCGGCCTTCGCCGGGATGACGGTTGGTAGCGCGCGCGAATCTACGTCTTTTCTTGCCCCGGCCAGGCTGTCACCCGGACGTCGCGGACGGGATAGGGGATGGCGATCCCATGCTCCTTGAACAGCAGCCACAGCCGGTTGAGCACGTCGCTGCGCACATTGCCGACGCCGCTCTCGGGATCGCTGATCCAGGCGAGGATCTCGTGCTCGACGCCGGTCTGACCGAATGCCATCAGCCATACATTGGTCTTGGGATTGTTCAGCACCCGGGGACTTTCCGCCGCGGCGCGCAACATCAGTTCCTGCGCGAGCTTGAGATCGCAATCATAGGCGACGGTCACCGGAATGCGGACGCGGACGTTGCGATCGGTGTACGACCAGTTCTCCACTTCCTGAGTCATCAGATTCTCGTTGGGAATCAGATGCTCCTTGCCGTCGCGGGTGATCACCGAGACCGCGCGGACGCCGATCTTGTTCACCCAGCCGAAGCTGTCGCCCACCACGATCACGTCGCCCGGTTTGATCGATCGGTCCATCAGCAGGATGATTCCGGCGATCAGATTGCCGATCGTCTTCTGCAGCCCGAAGCCGATCGCGAGGCCGAAGGCGCCCGAAAACACGGCGAAGGCAGTCAGGTCGATCTCGAGCAGGTCGACTCCGATGAAGAAGGCGAGCACCACCACTGCGATTGCCGCGAGCTTCTGGACCAGCAATTTCTGGGTCGCATCGAAGCCGCGGGCGCTGCCGATCGAATGGCTCAGCACCCGATTGACCAGCCGCACTCCGGCGAAGAGCAGCAGCACGGTGATGCCCAGGGTCAGGCCGGAGAGCAAAGAGAAGCGCCGCGTCCCGATCTGGATGCCGACCCGGTCGAGCGTGGTCTCGACCACCGCGAATCCGCCGATCGCGTTGCTGAGGATCGCGGTGAAGGCGAGCGCCGCCAATGTCCACGCCGCCCAGCGCGGCAAATTGAGGCCGCGCAGCACTCCGGCGGCGAGCATCGCCACCGCGAGTCCCTCGATCAGCCCGAGA
Protein-coding regions in this window:
- a CDS encoding DUF1801 domain-containing protein, coding for MAEIKTKATPESVDAFIEAVSDPVRRADAKAVAALMAQVSGETPAMWGATIIGFGSYHYRYDSGHEGEMCRLGFSPRKTELVLYVLNGSPEQDAQLARLGKHKTGKACLYIKKLADVDLAVLEELMRDQLTSMDARYPR
- a CDS encoding argininosuccinate synthase yields the protein MSDKINRVVLAYSGGLDTSVILKWLQQEYQCEVVTFTADLGQGEELEPVRRKAERAGVKPEHIFIDDLREEFVRDFVFPMMRANAQYEGLYLLGTSIARPLIAKRQIEIAKLVGADAVSHGATGKGNDQVRFELGYYALNPDIKVIAPWREWDLTSRTRLIEFAEQHQIEVAKDKRGEAPFSTDANLLHTSSEGKVLEDPWDEVPDYVYSRTVNPEDAPDAPETITVDFERGDGVALNGEAMSPATLLTALNELGRKHGIGRLDLVENRFVGMKSRGMYETPGGTIYHLAHRGIEQITLDRGAAHLKDELMPRYAELIYNGFWFAPEREMLQAAIDHSQEKVTGTVRLKLYKGNVIVTGRRSPNSLYSEKVVTFEDDQGAYDQRDAAGFIKLNALRLRLLGRRDG
- a CDS encoding glycosyltransferase family 2 protein, with the protein product MSAAALLKANPETPRARRTAEIELTIVMPCLNEAETIAVCVKKARAFLAEHAIAGEVIVADNGSIDGSQQIANALGARIVHVPARGYGAALIGGIEAAKGKYVAMGDADDSYDFGGLMPFVAALREGADLVMGNRFQGGIAQGAMPPLHRWLGNPVLSFLGRTFFDIPVGDFHCGLRAFRRDSISGLGLTAPGMEFASEMVVKAAISKLDIREVPTTLQPDGRSRPPHLRTWRDGWRHLRFLLIYAPKFLFLYPGLALAVAGLIGVLGLVRGDVRIGDVEFGIHTMIFAAMAVLMGSQLIGLSVMARRYGAIAGMWPESGLMRRVRNWFSVERACVGGGLMLALGIGGAVTATAIWASSGFGGLNPAALMRLTIPSMLLGCLGLQTVVTAFFIGLLDQPRG
- a CDS encoding class I SAM-dependent methyltransferase, with the protein product MLGTVHGKLVFNRRVRTLAAAIAERLPHGARVLDVGCGSGDLAALVMQIRPDVSIEGIDVLVRPGTAIPVHAYDGAHIPFGDDSFDAAMVVDVLHHTDDPAAVLAEIARVAPMVVIKDHLRDGIAAGPTLRFMDWVGNAAHGVRLPYNYLSHREWKAIWARLHLGTSKFATRLALYPRPFSWLFDRGLHFVTVLSR
- a CDS encoding GNAT family N-acetyltransferase; this translates as MIRAYLAAVSSQQITARIADGVATIPSAEWDACAGSDNPFVSHRFLSILERSGSATARTGWQPLPILVDGADGCAAAIAPAYVKAHSQGEYVFDHGWADAWEQAGGHYYPKLQVAVPFTPVPGPRLLLRDAAAAPALIAAIEAVTDQNALSSAHVTFVDADQLHWFEAAGWLVRAGTQFHWQNNGYAGFDDFLAALSSRKRKAIRKERAAALEGLTARHVTGAEISEAHWDAFWEFYQDTGSRKWGRPYLTRAFFSLLGAEMADEVLLILAERDGVPIAGALNLIGEDALYGRYWGAIEEVPFLHFELCYYQAVDAAIARGLARVEAGAQGEHKLARGYAPVTTWSAHYIPNPGFRRAVADFLLREREAVEREQEWLGEMMPFKRSD
- a CDS encoding mechanosensitive ion channel family protein, which codes for MERIGAWLAGHNLPGAHELSEAAIAGGLAALALLLGWLAGRHIGTRIAASWAEHISGNAASFHLRICAIMRWGVAAILLAIIAASWPWTPLASLILGLIEGLAVAMLAAGVLRGLNLPRWAAWTLAALAFTAILSNAIGGFAVVETTLDRVGIQIGTRRFSLLSGLTLGITVLLLFAGVRLVNRVLSHSIGSARGFDATQKLLVQKLAAIAVVVLAFFIGVDLLEIDLTAFAVFSGAFGLAIGFGLQKTIGNLIAGIILLMDRSIKPGDVIVVGDSFGWVNKIGVRAVSVITRDGKEHLIPNENLMTQEVENWSYTDRNVRVRIPVTVAYDCDLKLAQELMLRAAAESPRVLNNPKTNVWLMAFGQTGVEHEILAWISDPESGVGNVRSDVLNRLWLLFKEHGIAIPYPVRDVRVTAWPGQEKT